The sequence CACCATCTTCGAGCTGCTCGAAGGCCGGCAGGTGCGCCCCAGCCGGGTCTACGTCATGGGCGGGCCGGCGCTGGCCCTTTCGGCCCTGCTCCAGGACGCCTTTTCCGAGGAGGTGGTGGTGCCCGAGAGCTTCGCCGTGGCCAACGCCATCGGCGCGGCCCTGGCCCGGCCGACCTTCTCGGTGGAGCTTTTCGCCGACACGGCCGCCGGCCGCCTGACCATTCCCTCCCTCGGCGTGGCCCGGGCCGTGGCCGGCAACTTCAGCCCGGCCGCCGCCGAGGGCGAGGCGGCCACGCGCCTTCGCGACTATCTCGCCTCCATCGGCGCCGACCTCGACGACGCGCCCATCGAGACCGTGGAACTGTCCTCCTTCCCCATGGTCGAGGGCCAGTCGCAAGTCGGCCACAACATCCGCGTGGCCTGCCAGGTCCGGCCGGGCGTTTTGGCCGCGTACAAACAGGCGGTCTCCAAGTCATGCTGAAGGCGCGCCATACGCTGGGCATCGTCTTTTTCCCGGCCTTTGACTGGGCCATCACGCCCACCCACCCCGAACGCCAGGAACGCCTGCTCTACACGCAAGACCAACTGCGCGAGGAGGGCGTCTTCGACATCGCCGGCATCACCGAGCTCAAGCCCGACCTGGCCACGCCGGCCGATGTCGCCCGGGTCCATTTCTGCTTTCCCGACGTGGCCGCCGTGACCACGCCCTCCCACATGATCTCCGCCGGCGGGGCCATCCGCGCCGCCCGCACGGTCCTGGAGAAAGAGGCCGAAAAAGCCTTCGCCCTGGTGCGCCCGCCCGGCCACCACGCCATGAAGGTGGTCCACGGCGCCCGGGGCTTTTGCAACATCAATATCGAAGCCGTCATGGTCGAATGGCTGCGCGAGCGCTTCGGCCCCCTGCGCGTGGCCATCGTGGACACCGACTGCCACCACGGCGACGGCACGCAAGACGTCTACTGGCACGACCCGGACACACTGTTCATCTCCCTGCACCAGGACGGCCGCACCCTCTACCCCGGCACCGGCTACCCCTACGAAATGGGCGGCCCGAAAGCCCTGGGCGCCACCGTCAACATCCCCCTGCCGCCCGGCACCTCCGACGAGGGCTTCCTGTTCGCCATGCGCGAAGTGGTCATGCCGCTCATCGAGGACTTCAAGCCCGACCTGGTCATCAATTCCGCCGGCCAGGACAACCACTTCTCCGACCCCATCACGGACATGGCCTTCTCGGCCCAGGGCTACGCCAGGCTCACCGAACTGCTTCGCGCCGACATCGCCGTGCTCGAAGGCGGCTACGCCATCCAGGGCGCGCTGCCCTACGTCAACCTCGGCCTGGTGCTGTCCATGGCCGGGCTCGACTACTCCCACGTGCGCGAACCCAACTTCGACCCGGCGGCCGTGCGCCAGTCGGCCAAGGTCACGGGCTACATCGAGGACGTCTGCCGGGAAATCGCCGCCCTGGCCCGCCATCCCAAGGGGCCGGGCAAGGGCGATGTCATCAATGGCTGGTTCACGCGGCGCAAGACTTTGTATTACGATACCGACGCCATAACGGAGTACCAAACGGAGTCCGTCCGGTTGTGCGACCACTGCCGGGGGGTGCTCAAGTTCGAGACGGAATCCACGCGCAACCCGCTGTGCCTGGGCGTGGAAGCGCCGATCGGGGCCTGCGAAAAGTGCGTGGAGGAAGCCTACCGCATCTACGAATCCGGTCAGATCAAGGGCGAGTATAGGCACTTGCAGCTGATCGACAGGGTCGGGAAGAATTACGCCAGCTTTACCGGGTAGGTGAAGCGAGGTGGTGGGAGAAGAGGGAAGACGCCTCCGGCGGCCGGGGGGCATGATGCCCCCCGGACCCCCCCTTTGGCGTAGCCGGGTGGAGGCGTGGTCGGCGGGCGGTTGTTCGCAGGCGAGGCCGGAATGGCGCCTTCGCTGCCGCCGCTGTCGCGGCAGGCTCGAAGGCGCCATTCC comes from Solidesulfovibrio sp. and encodes:
- a CDS encoding histone deacetylase, whose translation is MLKARHTLGIVFFPAFDWAITPTHPERQERLLYTQDQLREEGVFDIAGITELKPDLATPADVARVHFCFPDVAAVTTPSHMISAGGAIRAARTVLEKEAEKAFALVRPPGHHAMKVVHGARGFCNINIEAVMVEWLRERFGPLRVAIVDTDCHHGDGTQDVYWHDPDTLFISLHQDGRTLYPGTGYPYEMGGPKALGATVNIPLPPGTSDEGFLFAMREVVMPLIEDFKPDLVINSAGQDNHFSDPITDMAFSAQGYARLTELLRADIAVLEGGYAIQGALPYVNLGLVLSMAGLDYSHVREPNFDPAAVRQSAKVTGYIEDVCREIAALARHPKGPGKGDVINGWFTRRKTLYYDTDAITEYQTESVRLCDHCRGVLKFETESTRNPLCLGVEAPIGACEKCVEEAYRIYESGQIKGEYRHLQLIDRVGKNYASFTG